GGTTCACAAGAGAGCTAAGTGTGAAACATGTGATAGAGAAGGAGGGACTCAGAAAATGCTGTACTACGTGGTGGAGAAGTCGCCGGTCACTGAGGAATACCTTAACGACTGCCCTGACTGCAGGAAGAAATCCTTCGTAGAGTCGGTAGCCAAGAGAAGAACAGGTGGTGTTAGTGAGTAAGTTTTTAAAGAAAAGCCTCTGGGTTTTCCACCTCAACACAGGAAGCTGCAACGCTTGTGATATTGAAATACTCGACGTTCTAACACCCTTTCACGATGCTGAGAGATTCGGGGTGAAGCTTGTAACCTCACCCAGGCATGCTGACGTCATACTTCTAACAGGTCCGATAACGCTTGAAGCTCTCCCGAAAGTAGTCAACGCGATAGAGGCTGCTCCAAGACCCAGGGTTGTAATAGCGCTCGGCTCTTGCGGAGTAGGGGGAGGTATCTGGCATGATACTTATTCAACGATAGGAGGGATTAAAGGGCTTCAGAAAATCCTCGAGGAGAAGGGTGTTAAGGTTGACGCTTTCTACTATGTTCCAGGATGCCCTATAAGGCCTGAAGCCATACTGTACGCTGTTGCAATGTTCAAGGGCCTTGTATCGAAGAAGGTTAAGAGCGAGATCAAGCATGCAGAGTGAGAAAGCCCAGGTATACCTGTGCAAGTACACGTACTATGAGACACCGTTTTCAAGACACTTCATTAGTGGTGTAGCGAACTGTATTGAATGGGGCAGTATTGGTCTAGACGAACTCAGGAAAATCCTCGCGGTAGAACACTACGAGGTTTTGATGAGAGAGGGGCAGGTAATCCTGACCGAGCCGAGATATTACGGGGCTTTAACAGGACAGGAGTATAGTGGAAGAGAATACATAGTGCTCAAGTTGATTAAAAAGTAGTTTTCAAGAAACCAATGCTTAATCCAAGAACAGTTACAAAAGTTCCAATTATACCGCTGGAATCAGGCTTCTCCTCGTTAACTATTATTGAGAAAACCCTCCCAACAACAGGGGCTATGAGTGTAGGGAGGGCTGAAACCTGAACACCTCCTATGCTTAAAGCTTTAATGAACAAAGCCATCCCTAGTCCAAAGCTTAAACCTCCAGCTAAAAAGCCAAGGATGAATCCTTTTCGAGAAAACGATTCCTTAACAACCCGCGACCCCTTAATACTTGATGCAAGAGTGAAAACATACAGGTTTCTCACCACGGTTAGGAAGAAGGGATCCCCGTGCAGGGTGGCAAGCCTTGAGAAAATAGTGCTGAAACCCCAGAAAACGGCTGTGAGAAAAGCCGATAAGTACTCTCTTCTACTTGAAACACTCCCATAACCCCTGTATATCAAGCTCACGCCGAAAACCGCTAGCAGGGTCCCTATCAGGATGTGGTAGTCAGGGGTTTCGCCTAGAATTAAGATGGAGATGAATTCTGCTACGAAAACATACATGTAGCCTATGGTTATAGCGTTCCCGCCGCCTATGCCCCTGATAGCTTTAACGTAGAAAATATCCCCGAGAAAGGGGCCGGATAAGGCGCTTAGAAATATTATCAGCAACCCTGTGAAATCCGCTTGATACGTTGGAGAAATCGTGAAAGTGATGATCAACGTGAGGAGAAACGCGTAGAAAGCTCTCACACCGTTAACAGTGACCGTGTCTAAGCCTTCCCCATACTTTTTAATCACCACAGGGTTAAACCCCCAGAGCACCCCGGCGATCAGTCCGTAAATCATCGGCAGCATTGAGTACCCCTTTATTCATCAAAACAGGGATGCGTTAAAATAAATTACCAGTTTCAGAAGCGCCGGTGGAGAACCGCCTTGAGGGCGTTAAAACACATCGAAGCCTTTAACCCGTTATCAACCAGGGGCGGGAGCCTCCTGGAGTGCTTAAGGCTGGATCTCTGAAAACTTTATAAGCACAGTAAGTAATGGTATTCTAGATTGGAGAAGGGCGTGCAGAGAGCCCGTGACCCGGGTTCAAATCCCGGCGGCGGCGCTCTCTCAATTCTTACACTTTGAAAAACAGGTGTAAAGCACGAGGATTTCTTTGAAACATTGAAAAGGGGAGAAGGGCGTGCGACAGGCCCGCATACTAGGCCGGGCTATACTACGGCGGCATACACAGTTTGATATATCTTCAGTAGGAGCTTTTAAATTTTAACCATTAAACTGGAAGCAGGAATCCTGGAAGCTATACTGGGACATAGTAGGGTTTCTCATCTAGTTTAAGTACACCGCTAAGCTTCTTCATCTTAACCCTGTACTCCACGTACTTGTCCTCCGGGCTGAACCTCGGCGGGTGAGGGACCACTAGTTCTGACCCGCACACCGGGCACTTAGAAGCTGATAAAGTATATCTACCGCATCGCGGGCACTTTCTCATCAACCAGTTCAAGCCTTCTCCTCCTCAATACTTAACTCTATGTGATTGCTTCTGCAACACTTCTCCAGCGTTTCAACAACCTCCGCCATGAGGGTTTCAGCGGATTTATAATCCTGCGAGTACAGGTCTATAACATATCTTGGGGAGCCGGTCACGTATATCTCGTGCTTCACGTTTTTCCCGTTTAAAACCTCAGAGACCTCTCCGAGACACTTTCTTATCCTTTCAACACCGTCAGGAGTTATGGAGCGCATGACCAGTATTCTCCTAACCCTGACCTCCTTAACCTTTACATGCTTCCCTGCCTCCTTTATAAGAGCGTCAACCCATTCCTGCGGAACCCCCGCTTTCAACAGTACCTGAGGCCCTGTGGAAACAGCCTCCTCGATAGCGTACATCGGGTCCCCGTAGGCATCCTCTAGCCGCCAGATAACCTCCCTGTACGCGTCTTCAATCTTCTTTCCAACCTGCTGGGCGACAATCTCCGTTATCTTGCAAGCCTTCACATATCTTTTCCACCATAGAAGCTTCCTCTTCCTCTCATTATCCGCTACCTTCTTAAGCGAGACATCTACCTCCTTCTTCCTCCTATCAACCCTGATCACTTTCACAACAATCTTCTGCCCCTCCCTCACAACCTCCCTGATATCTCTAACCCATTTCGAAGCAACCTCGCTCCACGGGAGGAATGCTTTCAGCCCATTATACTCGTCCAGTGTTACGTAGGCACCGTAGTCAAAAACCTCTACCACTGTGCCTATAACGTAATCACCCACGTTCGGCAACTCCTGCCTAGCTATCGGCATTTCAAAACACCCCGCTTAAACCACTAACGTTTAATCTGTATATTAAAACAGCATAATTAACCTCATATGAATAGTATGATACTGTTACCGAGTAGACTGGTTTAGCGGAGACGTTGACTAGTTCAAAATACTTTAACGTGCTTGAAAGCTTGCTCTGACTATACAGGACGTTGTAGACGTTGAAACCTGCCTTGGACAAGCCGTCAACGATTACTGCGGCAAGCAGTGTTTCACCGCCTTTAGTGTTCCAGGCTAGTGGAACCTCGTAAACAGTCCTGCCAACACCAGTATTAATGAACTC
This region of Thermosphaera aggregans genomic DNA includes:
- a CDS encoding NADH-quinone oxidoreductase subunit B family protein produces the protein MSKFLKKSLWVFHLNTGSCNACDIEILDVLTPFHDAERFGVKLVTSPRHADVILLTGPITLEALPKVVNAIEAAPRPRVVIALGSCGVGGGIWHDTYSTIGGIKGLQKILEEKGVKVDAFYYVPGCPIRPEAILYAVAMFKGLVSKKVKSEIKHAE
- a CDS encoding DMT family transporter yields the protein MLPMIYGLIAGVLWGFNPVVIKKYGEGLDTVTVNGVRAFYAFLLTLIITFTISPTYQADFTGLLIIFLSALSGPFLGDIFYVKAIRGIGGGNAITIGYMYVFVAEFISILILGETPDYHILIGTLLAVFGVSLIYRGYGSVSSRREYLSAFLTAVFWGFSTIFSRLATLHGDPFFLTVVRNLYVFTLASSIKGSRVVKESFSRKGFILGFLAGGLSFGLGMALFIKALSIGGVQVSALPTLIAPVVGRVFSIIVNEEKPDSSGIIGTFVTVLGLSIGFLKTTF
- a CDS encoding RNA-protein complex protein Nop10, producing MNWLMRKCPRCGRYTLSASKCPVCGSELVVPHPPRFSPEDKYVEYRVKMKKLSGVLKLDEKPYYVPV
- a CDS encoding translation initiation factor IF-2 subunit alpha — translated: MPIARQELPNVGDYVIGTVVEVFDYGAYVTLDEYNGLKAFLPWSEVASKWVRDIREVVREGQKIVVKVIRVDRRKKEVDVSLKKVADNERKRKLLWWKRYVKACKITEIVAQQVGKKIEDAYREVIWRLEDAYGDPMYAIEEAVSTGPQVLLKAGVPQEWVDALIKEAGKHVKVKEVRVRRILVMRSITPDGVERIRKCLGEVSEVLNGKNVKHEIYVTGSPRYVIDLYSQDYKSAETLMAEVVETLEKCCRSNHIELSIEEEKA